A stretch of Bradyrhizobium sp. AZCC 2262 DNA encodes these proteins:
- a CDS encoding pyroglutamyl-peptidase I codes for MSEKLRILVTGFGPFPGAPYNPTQPLVARLMRLRRPAFTDVELSSHIFPVTYTAVDRELPLALQKHKPHALLMFGLAGRTGYVRIETRARNAVTMLWPDAAQTRSRKGSIADGADAQRFGPHTAKLLRAAEGTGLDARASRDAGSYLCNYLSWRAIEAINADNGPRLAAFVHIPPLARGGAVRRKGFSRITLEELVDAGEAMLLEMVRLARRAS; via the coding sequence TTGAGCGAAAAACTTCGCATTCTCGTCACCGGTTTTGGCCCGTTTCCCGGTGCACCCTACAATCCAACACAGCCGCTGGTGGCGCGGCTGATGCGGCTGCGCCGGCCCGCCTTCACCGACGTCGAGCTGTCCAGCCACATCTTTCCCGTGACCTACACGGCGGTCGACCGTGAATTGCCGCTGGCCTTGCAAAAACACAAGCCACATGCGCTGTTGATGTTCGGCCTCGCCGGCCGCACCGGATACGTCCGTATCGAGACCCGCGCCCGCAATGCCGTCACCATGCTGTGGCCCGATGCCGCGCAAACCCGGTCCCGCAAGGGATCGATCGCCGACGGGGCGGACGCGCAGAGATTCGGCCCGCATACCGCAAAGCTGCTGCGTGCCGCTGAGGGTACCGGCCTCGATGCCCGCGCCTCGCGCGATGCCGGAAGCTATCTCTGCAACTATCTGAGCTGGCGTGCGATCGAAGCCATCAATGCCGACAACGGCCCTCGTCTCGCCGCCTTCGTTCACATCCCGCCGCTGGCGCGCGGCGGCGCCGTCAGGCGCAAGGGATTTTCGCGCATCACGCTGGAAGAGCTGGTCGATGCCGGCGAAGCGATGCTGCTGGAAATGGTTAGGCTGGCGCGAAGAGCTTCGTAG
- the meaB gene encoding methylmalonyl Co-A mutase-associated GTPase MeaB produces MTLPKNPSPDAGKLAKELRSGHRAALARAITLIESRRGDHQAAARDLVQALLSDTGKAVRVGITGSPGVGKSTTIDALGMFLIERGHKVAVLAVDPSSARTGGSILGDKTRMVRLANSDAAFIRPSPSSGTLGGVAAKTREAMLLCEAAGFDVVLVETVGIGQSETAVCDMTDFFLALMLPGAGDELQGIKKGLVELADMIAINKADGDNIKRANLAAAEYRGALHILSPRSEHWHPPVLTYSALTGTGMDTLWQKILDHRTAMNASGEFAGRRREQQVKWMWSMLEQRMMARLRSDAAIRAKVKKTEAEVAEGRITPAVAAEQIAEMLR; encoded by the coding sequence ATGACCCTGCCGAAGAATCCCTCCCCCGATGCCGGGAAACTCGCCAAAGAACTCCGCTCCGGCCACCGCGCGGCGCTGGCGCGCGCGATCACGCTGATCGAGAGCCGGCGCGGCGATCACCAAGCCGCGGCGCGCGATCTGGTGCAGGCGCTGTTATCAGACACCGGCAAGGCGGTGCGTGTCGGCATCACCGGCTCGCCCGGGGTCGGCAAATCCACCACCATCGACGCGCTCGGCATGTTCCTGATCGAGCGCGGCCACAAGGTCGCGGTGCTGGCGGTGGACCCCTCCTCGGCGCGCACCGGCGGTTCGATCCTCGGCGACAAGACGCGGATGGTGCGGCTGGCGAATTCGGACGCCGCCTTCATCCGGCCCTCGCCGTCATCAGGCACGCTCGGCGGCGTCGCCGCAAAGACCCGCGAGGCGATGCTGTTGTGCGAGGCCGCCGGCTTCGACGTCGTGCTGGTGGAGACCGTCGGCATCGGCCAGTCCGAAACGGCCGTCTGCGACATGACCGATTTCTTTCTGGCCTTGATGCTGCCCGGCGCCGGCGATGAACTGCAGGGCATCAAGAAAGGTCTCGTCGAACTCGCCGACATGATCGCGATCAACAAGGCCGACGGCGACAACATCAAGCGCGCCAATCTGGCCGCGGCCGAATATCGCGGCGCGCTGCATATTTTGAGCCCTCGCTCGGAACACTGGCATCCGCCGGTCCTGACCTATTCGGCGCTGACCGGCACCGGCATGGACACGCTGTGGCAGAAGATCCTCGATCACCGCACCGCCATGAACGCCTCGGGCGAGTTCGCCGGCCGGCGGCGCGAGCAGCAGGTGAAATGGATGTGGTCGATGCTGGAGCAGCGGATGATGGCCCGGCTGCGGTCTGACGCCGCGATCCGCGCCAAGGTGAAGAAGACCGAGGCCGAAGTCGCCGAAGGTCGCATCACGCCGGCGGTCGCCGCCGAACAGATCGCGGAGATGCTACGCTAG